A stretch of the Arachis stenosperma cultivar V10309 chromosome 6, arast.V10309.gnm1.PFL2, whole genome shotgun sequence genome encodes the following:
- the LOC130934205 gene encoding uncharacterized protein LOC130934205, producing MTLGTFIHNLICLPLCGLEVILGLDWLSKYHVFLDCFERTAVIPSDSLDIKPFLSYTLYLNSVRVTLDGSDCEGYVLLAASSNDSEVSLEQIRVVKEFPDVFPDDIPEFPPQREIEFSIELVPGTGPISIALMGFILVETIISPKITPI from the coding sequence atgacactaggaACTTTTATACATAATCTAATCTGTTTGCCTCTATGTGGTTTAGAAGTTATTCTAGGGTTAGATTGGTTATCTAAGTATCATGTTTTCCTTGATTGCTTTGAAAGAACTGCTGTTATTCCGTCTGATAGTTTAGATATTAAACCATTTTTGTCATATACCTTATATCTGAATTCTGTAAGAGTTACCTTAGACGGGAGTGATTGTGAGGGGTACGTTCTGTTAGCGGCTAGCTCAAATGATAGTGAAGTAAGCTTAGAACAAATCCGAGTGGTGAAGGAATTTCCTGATGTCTTCCCGGACGACATACCTGAGTTTCCTCCTCAGCGAGAGATAGAATTCAGCATTGAACTTGTACCTGGAACCGGACCGATTTCCATAGCACTGATGGGATTTATTTTGGTGGAGACAATAATCTCTCCCAAaataacaccaatctaa